In the Nitrosopumilus cobalaminigenes genome, ATTCCAATTACTCAAAGTTCGGTAAGCTATTTGTCAATTGATAGCAAGTTTCCATCAGAGTCAATTTCTGAGTTTTTGATTCGGGTGGTTGAAATTCTTGTTCCATCCTTTGCCAGAAACATAGGAACAGTGACAATTTGAACATGGGGGAGGTTTTTCTCAGATCTTAATTCATTTAGTTTGTTCCCTTGATTGCTTGTTTCATCACTGACAACTAAAGCCTCAACTTCTTTTTCCAAAACTGCAGGTCCAAAATCATTTTCCAATTTACTAATTTGAAAAGAATTGTCAGGAAATTCTTTTGAAATAATATTTGTCAAATTTTCAAAACGTTGATCATAATTGTTTGTGGGGATTTTGCCTTTTTTTGATGCAAATTCATCACTAGTTAGACCAATGATTACTTTATCGGCAATATCAAATGCATTTGAAAGTAATTTTAGATGACCTTTATGAATAATATCAAAAGTTCCACCCGTTGCAACAAGAGCATATTTTGACATACAAAGTAACAGTATTCTTTGAAAATAAATCTACTAGTCTTAGACGTGTGATTAGAATCTAAATTATTCAGAAATATTATTTTATTTTGATAATTTCATGAATCCTTCTTTGATTAAAAATTGGATTCCTTCAACAAAGGAATTGTCATCAATTTGACCATCAGCCCACCATCCTGCATTATTTTTAATCCAAGCAGGGATTTTGTTATCTTGAGAAACAGAACCTTGTTCAGTTATTGGAATTTTCATGAATCCTTCTTTGATTAAGAATTGGATTCCTTCAACAAAGGAATTGTCATCAATTTGACCATCAGCCCACCATCCTGCATTATTTTTAATCCAAGCAGGGATTTTGTTATCTTGAGAAACAGTGTTTTCAGATGAATTAATTTCAAATGAGATAATTGCAATCGTTGCCTTTGAGTTACCATATTGAGCTTTTACAGTAAATTTCCCTTCACTGAATTTTTCATTTAATGATACCTCATGAGAAAAATTCCTATCAGAATCTACAGAGGTTTTCTGAGTTACAATAAGACTATTTCCAGAACCAAAAATTGTAATTCGTAATGTTCTATCTTCATCATACTTGTTTACAGCTCCAGAAAATATTACAGATTCTCCAAGAAGATATGATTCTTTATCAGATTGAATATCTACAGTGTAATTATTTGAACTGTTTTGTTCAGGAGGTCCACCATATCCTAAGACCATTTGTCCAGTAGAAAATACCAGTATTGAAATTATTGAAATAATGAAAATATTTTTTGTCATCATGATTGAAATTTGATATATCTTTCTGCATTTAAACGGTTAGAAGATTGGGGTAATTTTCTATTTTACAATAATTAAAACAAATGGACCTTGCTCAGCAATTGGGATATTATTTCGATCCCATACAAAAGTTTCAATAAAATACAATCCAGATTTTGTAGGAATCCAATCTATTGTCTGAGTTTCTTCTCCAGTTCCAATAAATCGTCCATCAAATTTTCCAATATACTCAACGTATGGAGATTCACCAGATTCTTTTATCTGAACATAGTAGGTATAGGCAGTTTCATTTGATTCTTGATCTGCTGCAAATTGAATCCAAGTTTTACTCTTAATGTTTACAGGAGAACCAACAGTTAACTCAGATAACGGATTGCCATTAGAATCCTCTACAGATACACCAGAAATTGTAATTAGTTTATCAGGAATTCGTGATTCAGGAATTGGGATATCTACCAAGTCAGAAATAAAAACACTAGATTCTGCAAATAAGAAAAATCCTACTGCTCTAGAATCAATTTCTTCATCTAACTCAAAGGATACATCAGTGTTCAAATCTACGTTTCCTAGTTCTATTGTAGATACACTTAGAATTCTTGGAGGTTCAAAGCCATCATAAAATGCAAGATGGACTTTAGTATCAGAACTTGGAGCTCCTCCATTTTGAAGAACTCCTGAAAATCTAAAGGATTTGTCTAAAAATACATCAGTAGAATATACAGTAAGTCCTTTTTGTTTTTCTACAG is a window encoding:
- a CDS encoding phosphopantetheine adenylyltransferase, coding for MSKYALVATGGTFDIIHKGHLKLLSNAFDIADKVIIGLTSDEFASKKGKIPTNNYDQRFENLTNIISKEFPDNSFQISKLENDFGPAVLEKEVEALVVSDETSNQGNKLNELRSEKNLPHVQIVTVPMFLAKDGTRISTTRIKNSEIDSDGNLLSIDK